A stretch of the Lactuca sativa cultivar Salinas chromosome 9, Lsat_Salinas_v11, whole genome shotgun sequence genome encodes the following:
- the LOC111909553 gene encoding EPIDERMAL PATTERNING FACTOR-like protein 2, whose translation MGFFQTPSALFVFLFILTSTHSRFLPQGRSNSKLINNDGQMERSSLLIGSRPPRCEKSYCSDCGHCVAVQVPIVPRFIRTTQEALGTTPKSIVNSRGDDISNYKPMCWKCKCGDFMFNP comes from the exons ATGGGATTCTTTCAAACTCCATCTGCTCTCTTCGTCTTTCTCTTCATTTTAACCTCCACCCACTCACGATTTTTACCTCAAG GAAGATCGAATTCGAAGCTGATAAACAACGATGGCCAG ATGGAAAGAAGTAGCCTTTTGATTGGATCAAGACCACCAAGATGTGAGAAGAGTTATTGTAGTGATTGTGGTCATTGTGTGGCAGTTCAAGTCCCAATTGTACCTAGATTCATTAGAACAACTCAAGAAGCTTTGGGTACAACCCCTAAAAGCATAGTTAATTCAAGAGGTGACGATATCTCCAACTACAAACCCATGTGTTGGAAATGCAAATGTGGTGATTTCATGTTCAATCCTTGA
- the LOC111909549 gene encoding uncharacterized protein LOC111909549, with protein MGHLKANCPQLASRAVQVPPSAVFHITNGWQGKAEASRARGRAFQLIVEEAHAAPDLVAGKFLVNFVPALVLFDLGASQSFVLLSFSRSFSIPLEALSRPLRVSILDEHSVSASKIHRDYSLEIFGIGYQIDLIPIPIGDVSVIVGMDWLGQFGDLIDYER; from the exons ATGGGCCATTTGAAGGCCAATTGTCCTCAGCTTGCATCCAGGGCGGTTCAGGTGCCCCCCTCAGCAGTTTTTCATATCACCAATGGTTGGCAGGGAAAAGCCGAGGCATCGAGGGCTCGAGGCAGAGCATTTCAGCTGATAGTAGAGGAGGCCCATGCAGCTCCAGATCTCGTAGCTG GTAAATTTCTTGTGAACTTTGTTCCTGCACTTGTGCtttttgacttgggtgcgagtcagTCTTTTGTGTTGTTATCTTTTAGTCGCAGTTTTAGCATTCCACTGGAGGccttgagtcgacctctgagggtctCAATTCTGGATGAGCACTCTGTATCAGCTTCAAAGATTCACCGGGACTATTCGCTTGAGATTTTTGGTATAGGCTATCAGATTGATCTCATCCCTATCCCAATTGGGGATGTCAGTGTTattgtcggcatggattggttgggcCAATTTGGGGATCTTATCGATTATGAGCGTTAA